Proteins encoded in a region of the Micropterus dolomieu isolate WLL.071019.BEF.003 ecotype Adirondacks linkage group LG09, ASM2129224v1, whole genome shotgun sequence genome:
- the erf gene encoding ETS domain-containing transcription factor ERF — MKTPSDSGFAFPDWAYKPESSPGSRQIQLWHFILELLRKEEYHEVIAWQGDYGEFVIKDPDEVARLWGARKCKPQMNYDKLSRALRYYYNKRILHKTKGKRFTYKFNFNKLVLVNYPFIDMGSGRGVPQSAPPVPTGGTHFRFPPSTPSEVLSSSEELRSPGMFSSVARRMARGSVSDCSDGTSTNSELEEAVGADERGVGPERAFRGLLPHRLPHDSLFRVYGGGPNPAGLVRPSHRVHPDPLSPFPVSPLPGPGGLLAPTLSPALSMTPTPHLPYTPSPSMSSPMMGSHFSFNPEDMKHYLQAHTQSVYNYHLSPRAFLHYPNIIIPQPHRPTLEKPAAHHLHGPPLPLSHSLGQQPVGGEEGQLHPSPFKFKLQPPPLGRKQKDSGSSLAASSCSSSSSQSSSFTGSGQISNAGPPKIKVEPISDIESEEEVEVTDISEEDELNHNDEDDGGDLFPPTARHHHHQLNNHHQANGNGSSLSVPPHSNPDYDPDDDEVFKTPATPPIGSGSQAFPLIGLKSEPGQAAPISPRGTSCIPLKLRFKRRWSEDQKMEADGERDEAEDKKVRAEGEEMVERKSEEAGRRVGEVENGGGRGVILGLMLPPPPTQRRASSELQRATAQLSLENTGC; from the exons GCCTACAAGCCTGAGTCAAGCCCAGGCTCCAGACAGATCCAGCTGTGGCACTTCATCCTGGAACTGCTGAGGAAAGAGGAGTACCACGAGGTCATCGCCTGGCAGGGAGACTATGGAGAGTTTGTCATCAAGGACCCAGATGAGGTGGCCCGCTTGTGGGGTGCCAGGAAGTGTAAACCGCAGATGAACTATGACAAGCTCAGCCGGGCACTAAG ATACTACTACAACAAGAGGATCCTCCACAAGACCAAAGGGAAGCGGTTCACCTACAAGTTCAACTTCAACAAACTAGTGCTGGTCAACTACCCCTTCATCGACATGGGCTCTG GTCGGGGAGTCCCTCAGAGTGCCCCTCCAGTGCCAACCGGAGGCACCCACTTCCGTTTCCCTCCGTCCACACCGTCAGAAGTCCTCTCATCCAGTGAGGAGCTGCGCAGCCCAGGCATGTTCAGCAGCGTGGCTCGCCGCATGGCCCGCGGCTCTGTGAGCGACTGCAGCGATGGCACCTCCACCAATTCGGAGCTGGAAGAGGCTGTTGGGGCCGATGAGCGAGGCGTGGGGCCTGAGAGGGCTTTCAGGGGCCTGCTTCCTCACCGCCTGCCTCACGATTCTCTCTTCAGGGTCTACGGCGGGGGCCCGAACCCAGCAGGGCTTGTCAGACCTTCCCACAGGGTCCACCCAGATCCTCTGTCTCCATTCCCTGTTTCCCCCCTGCCTGGCCCCGGGGGTCTTCTAGCCCCAACTCTGTCCCCAGCCCTGTCCATGACCCCTACCCCCCACCTGCCCTacaccccctccccctccatGTCTTCTCCCATGATGGGCTCTCACTTCTCCTTCAACCCGGAGGACATGAAGCACTACCTGCAGGCCCACACCCAGTCCGTCTACAACTACCACCTCAGCCCCCGAGCCTTCCTCCACTACCCCAACATCATCATCCCTCAGCCCCATCGCCCcaccctggagaagccggccgCCCACCACCTCCACGGCCCACCCCTGCCGCTCTCTCATTCGCTTGGCCAGCAGCCGGTAGGTGGTGAGGAGGGTCAGCTGCACCCGTCACCGTTTAAGTTCAAGCTGCAGCCGCCTCCGCTTGGGCGCAAACAGAAGGATTCTGGGAGCTCATTGGCTGCTTCTTCTTGCTCCTCTTCATCCAGCCAGTCCTCCTCATTCACAGGGTCTGGTCAGATATCCAACGCAGGACCTCCTAAGATCAAG GTGGAGCCCATATCAGACATCGAGTCAGAAGAAGAGGTGGAGGTGACTGACATAAGTGAGGAAGATGAGCTCAATCACAATGACGAGGACGATGGAGGTGACCTCTTCCCCCCCACAGCCcgtcaccatcatcatcagctcAACAACCATCACCAAGCTAACGGAAATGGAAGCAGCCTTTCTGTTCCTCCACATAGTAACCCTGATTATGACCCCGATGATGACGAGGTCTTCAAGACTCCTGCCACTCCGCCCATCGGCAGCGGCAGCCAGGCCTTCCCCCTGATTGGCCTGAAGAGTGAGCCAGGTCAGGCAGCTCCCATCAGCCCCAGAGGCACGAGCTGTATCCCTCTCAAACTCCGCTTCAAGCGCCGCTGGAGCGAAGACCAGAAGATGGAGGCTGACGGAGAGAGGGACGAGGCGGAAGACAAGAAAGTGAGGGCTGAGGGAGAGGAGATGGTGGAGAGGAAGAGTGAAGAGGCAGGGAGGAGAGTGGGGGAGGTGGAGAACGGGGGAGGAAGAGGTGTTATTTTGGGGTTGATGCTGCCACCGCCTCCCACCCAGCGCAGAGCGAGTTCGGAGCTGCAGAGGGCTACAGCACAGTTGTCTCTGGAAAACACTGGCTGCTGA